The Hypanus sabinus isolate sHypSab1 unplaced genomic scaffold, sHypSab1.hap1 scaffold_412, whole genome shotgun sequence genome includes a window with the following:
- the LOC132388798 gene encoding zinc finger protein 229-like: protein MAQQRVHTRERPFTCSDCGKGFTQSSQLLRHQSVHTGDRPFNCSLCRKGFTSAYKLLRHQSVHTGERPFTCSDCGKGFTSSYQLLRHQSVHTGEWPFTCSDCGKRFTELSRLKIHQRVHTGERPFTCSDCGKGFAQSSQLKVHQRVHTGERPFTCSDCGKGFTSSSLLKVHQRVHTGEKPFTCLDCGKAFTSSAHLLRHQQRVHTGKRPFTCSICGKGFTSSYKLLKHRSVHTREWPFTCSDCGKGFTELPQLKIHQRVHSGERPFTCSKCGKGFTQSSQLKVHQRVHTGEKPFTCSDCGKGFTQLSQLKAHQSVHTGEWAITCSDCGKGFASSSHLKIHQRVHTGERPFTCSDCGKGFSSSSHLKVHQRVHTGERPFTCSNCGKGFTQSSILKAHQRLHTG from the coding sequence atggctcaacagcgagttcacactcgggagcggccgttcacctgctcagactgtgggaaaggattcactcagtcatctcagttactgagacaccagtcagttcacactggggacaggCCATTCAACTGCTCGCTCtgcaggaagggattcacttccgCATATaagctactgagacaccagtcagttcacactggggagaggccattcacctgctcagactgtgggaagggattcacttcatcatatcagctactgagacaccagtcagttcacaccggagagtggccgttcacctgctcagactgtgggaagcgattcactgaaTTATCtcgactgaagatacatcagcgagttcacactggagagaggccgttcacctgctcagattgtgggaagggattcgcacagtcatctcaactgaaggtacatcagcgagttcacactggggaaaggccgttcacctgctcggactgtgggaagggattcacttcatcatctctactgaaggtacatcagcgagttcacactggggagaagccattcacctgcttggactgtggcAAGGCATTCACTTCATCAGCTCACTTACTGAGACACcagcagcgagttcacactgggaagaggccattcacctgctcaatctgtgggaaaggattcacttcgtcatatAAGTTACTGAAACACCGGTCAGTTCACACCagagagtggccgttcacctgctcagactgcgggaagggattcaccgaaTTACCTCAActtaagatacatcagcgagttcactccggagagaggccattcacctgctcaaaatgtgggaagggattcactcagtcatctcaactgaaggtacatcagcgagttcacacgggagagaagccgttcacctgctcagactgtgggaaaggattcactcagttatctcaactgaaggcacaccagagcgttcacaccggagagtgggcaatcacctgctcggactgcgggaagggattcgcttcgtcatcccatctgaagatacatcagcgagttcacactggagagaggccgttcacctgctcagactgtgggaagggtttctcTTCGTCATCccacctgaaggtacatcagcgagttcacactggagagaggccattcacctgctcaaactgtgggaaaggattcactcagtcatccatcctaaaggcacaccagcgacttcacactgggtag